In Bifidobacterium actinocoloniiforme DSM 22766, a genomic segment contains:
- the rnc gene encoding ribonuclease III, whose translation MRTEAAGSQEAQDGTASQELPARELFKALGQSLKPDLLIHALTHRSFAHEHEGMPNNERLEFLGDAVLELVSTETLYKDHPSMNEGQLAKMRAKAVSEDSLSAIARSKLHLGQYILLGRGEAESGGSDKNSILCDTVEALIGAVFIEHGIEGARKTVHTLVDDTLAEVATEGPALDWKTSISVKARQSGLGQPEYRMAVSGPDYAQVFTADLVLEGTHSVIGHGRASSKRKAQLAAAEQAWKALDGPSALKALKQEQAEERELAQEEQSKQEA comes from the coding sequence ATGCGGACCGAGGCGGCGGGCAGCCAGGAGGCGCAAGACGGGACCGCTAGCCAGGAGCTGCCCGCCAGGGAGCTCTTCAAGGCCCTGGGGCAATCCCTCAAGCCGGACCTGCTGATCCATGCGCTCACCCATCGTTCCTTCGCCCACGAGCACGAGGGGATGCCCAATAACGAGCGCTTGGAGTTCCTGGGCGACGCGGTGCTGGAGCTGGTCTCCACCGAAACCCTGTACAAGGACCATCCAAGCATGAACGAGGGCCAGCTGGCCAAGATGAGGGCCAAGGCCGTCTCGGAGGACTCCCTGTCCGCCATAGCCCGCAGCAAGCTCCACTTGGGCCAGTACATCCTGCTGGGCCGGGGCGAAGCGGAGTCCGGCGGATCGGACAAGAACTCGATCCTGTGCGACACAGTCGAGGCGCTGATCGGCGCGGTTTTCATCGAACACGGCATCGAGGGCGCCCGCAAGACCGTCCACACGCTGGTGGACGACACGCTGGCGGAAGTGGCCACCGAAGGCCCGGCCTTGGACTGGAAGACCTCAATCAGCGTGAAAGCCCGCCAGTCGGGATTAGGCCAACCCGAGTACCGGATGGCGGTCTCCGGACCGGACTACGCCCAGGTCTTCACAGCGGACCTGGTTTTAGAGGGCACCCACTCGGTCATCGGCCACGGACGGGCCTCCAGCAAGCGCAAGGCCCAGCTGGCCGCCGCCGAACAGGCGTGGAAGGCCTTGGATGGACCCAGCGCCCTGAAAGCGCTCAAGCAGGAGCAAGCCGAGGAGCGGGAGCTCGCCCAGGAAGAACAGTCCAAGCAGGAGGCGTAG
- the ilvN gene encoding acetolactate synthase small subunit: MATNNGTQQHTLSILAENRPGALARITDLFARRSFNITSLTASSTERADISRITVTTEAEDAPLEQIIKQLNKLLHVLKIVELDPGRTVERELVLIKVKANERNRSDVLEIVQLFRVRVVDVHPESLTIEATGAQGKLDALLGLLAPFGIVEMVRSGTVAVTRGPKALSEKVPDTEIGSRTGR; the protein is encoded by the coding sequence ATGGCTACGAACAACGGCACCCAGCAGCACACCCTCTCGATTCTGGCGGAGAACAGGCCGGGCGCCCTGGCCCGCATCACCGACCTGTTCGCCCGTCGCTCCTTCAACATCACCTCGCTGACCGCCTCCTCCACCGAACGCGCGGACATCTCCCGCATCACGGTCACCACGGAGGCGGAGGACGCCCCGCTGGAGCAGATCATCAAGCAGCTGAACAAGCTTCTGCATGTGCTCAAGATCGTGGAGCTGGACCCGGGCCGGACCGTGGAGCGCGAGCTGGTCCTCATCAAGGTCAAAGCCAATGAGCGCAACCGTTCCGACGTGCTGGAGATTGTCCAGCTCTTCCGCGTGCGCGTGGTGGACGTCCACCCTGAATCGCTGACGATCGAGGCTACCGGCGCCCAAGGCAAGTTGGACGCCCTGCTGGGGCTGCTGGCCCCTTTCGGCATTGTGGAGATGGTGCGCTCCGGCACGGTGGCGGTCACCCGGGGCCCCAAAGCCCTCTCGGAGAAAGTGCCGGATACCGAGATCGGCTCCCGAACGGGCCGCTGA
- the ilvB gene encoding biosynthetic-type acetolactate synthase large subunit, with the protein MALPTPLQAFNSVPKEPSDKDTARDAEPAGEPMTGAQALVRSLEDLGVKVVFGLPGGQILPTFDAIGPDTKFRFVLTRTEQAAGQAAEGYALAVGQPGVCLVTSGPGATNMVTPIAEAARDSVPLIVVSGQVGAEAMGTDAFQEADILGMTYPVVKHSYLVTQAQDIPRVLTEAYYVALSGRPGPVLIDLPYTAQTQSMAYSWPQRMILPGYKPTTKAHGHMLQDAAELLARAYRPVIYVGGGATRAHASEQVAQLAKLTGAPVTTTLSARGIVPDSDQHVLGMPGMHGTVAANGAMQECDLLLAVGARFDDRVTGDLESFAPAAKVIHIDIDPAEIGKNRTVDVPIVGDAAQVLTDLNREFPRVQERLGRTDLAPWWRQIDAWRSRFPSTYDPAPDGQVEPQWAIQELGRLASPDTLWVTDVGQHQMWASLFLDFELPGSFISSCGMGTMGFGLPAAIGATVGVAGSRPVWLIEGDGGFQASSGELAVARQEGLPLKIAILDNASYGLIRQWQTLFYGDHHILSDLASGAAGPADGPGLPVPDFVKLAESYDCLGIRASNRQEVTGAIERALAVNDRPVLIDMRVWKDAQVWPVVPPGASNSEIVYRPGVTPLAAQGSTHGADGQAPRPEQQGKA; encoded by the coding sequence ATGGCACTGCCGACACCTCTGCAAGCATTCAACTCGGTTCCCAAGGAGCCGTCAGACAAAGACACCGCGCGCGATGCGGAGCCCGCCGGCGAGCCGATGACCGGGGCCCAGGCCCTCGTCCGCTCCTTGGAGGACTTGGGCGTCAAGGTGGTCTTCGGCCTGCCCGGCGGCCAGATTCTGCCGACTTTCGACGCGATCGGCCCAGACACGAAGTTCCGCTTCGTCCTGACCCGCACCGAGCAGGCCGCCGGTCAGGCCGCTGAAGGCTATGCGTTGGCCGTCGGCCAGCCGGGTGTCTGCCTGGTCACCTCCGGGCCAGGGGCCACGAATATGGTGACCCCCATCGCGGAGGCGGCCCGCGACTCGGTGCCCCTGATAGTGGTCAGCGGCCAAGTGGGGGCCGAGGCCATGGGCACGGACGCCTTCCAGGAGGCGGACATACTGGGCATGACCTACCCAGTGGTCAAGCACTCCTACCTGGTCACCCAGGCCCAGGACATCCCCCGCGTGCTGACCGAGGCCTACTATGTGGCCCTCAGCGGACGGCCTGGCCCGGTGTTGATCGACTTGCCCTACACCGCCCAAACCCAAAGCATGGCTTATTCCTGGCCCCAGCGGATGATTCTGCCGGGCTACAAACCCACCACCAAGGCCCACGGGCACATGCTCCAGGACGCGGCCGAACTCCTGGCCCGCGCGTACCGGCCGGTGATCTACGTGGGCGGAGGCGCGACCCGGGCCCACGCCTCCGAGCAGGTGGCGCAGCTGGCGAAGCTGACCGGCGCCCCGGTCACGACCACCCTATCCGCCCGCGGGATCGTGCCTGACAGCGACCAGCACGTGCTCGGCATGCCCGGTATGCATGGCACAGTGGCGGCGAACGGCGCCATGCAGGAGTGCGACCTCCTGCTGGCGGTCGGCGCCCGCTTCGACGACCGGGTGACCGGCGACCTGGAGAGTTTCGCCCCTGCCGCCAAGGTGATCCACATTGACATCGACCCGGCCGAAATCGGCAAGAACCGGACCGTTGACGTGCCTATCGTAGGCGATGCTGCCCAAGTGCTGACCGACCTGAACCGGGAGTTCCCCCGCGTCCAAGAGCGCCTGGGCCGAACCGACTTGGCCCCCTGGTGGCGGCAGATCGACGCCTGGCGCTCGCGGTTCCCATCGACCTACGACCCGGCCCCCGACGGCCAGGTCGAGCCGCAGTGGGCCATTCAGGAGCTGGGCCGCCTGGCCTCGCCGGACACCCTATGGGTCACGGACGTAGGCCAGCATCAGATGTGGGCCAGCCTCTTCCTGGACTTCGAGCTCCCTGGCTCCTTCATCTCCTCCTGCGGCATGGGGACCATGGGCTTCGGGCTACCGGCCGCGATCGGCGCGACAGTGGGCGTCGCAGGCTCCCGTCCGGTCTGGCTGATCGAGGGCGACGGCGGCTTCCAGGCCTCCAGCGGCGAGCTGGCCGTGGCCCGCCAGGAGGGACTCCCCCTCAAAATCGCAATCCTCGACAACGCCTCCTACGGCCTGATTCGCCAGTGGCAGACCCTCTTCTACGGGGACCACCACATCCTGAGCGACCTGGCTTCCGGCGCAGCCGGCCCGGCGGACGGCCCGGGGCTGCCGGTGCCGGACTTCGTCAAGCTGGCCGAATCCTACGACTGCCTTGGCATCAGGGCCAGCAACCGCCAGGAGGTCACCGGCGCGATCGAGCGGGCCTTGGCCGTCAACGACCGGCCGGTCCTCATCGACATGCGCGTCTGGAAGGATGCCCAGGTGTGGCCGGTCGTGCCCCCGGGCGCCTCGAACAGCGAAATCGTCTACCGGCCGGGTGTCACCCCGCTGGCGGCCCAGGGCTCAACCCACGGGGCCGACGGCCAGGCACCGCGGCCCGAGCAGCAAGGGAAGGCTTGA